CGGAGTTTTTCCAGCAGTTTTTTGTCTACGGCGCGGGCGGCCAGAACCTGCCGCGCCTCTTCCACCAGGCTCTCCTGCAGACGCGCCTGGCGGGCCAGGTCGGCCGCGTCGCGTCGCAGGCCTTTGGCGTACTGTTCCTGCAGCCAGCGCTCTGCCGTATCCATGCAGGCCGGGTCACAGAGGCGGGCTTCGGCGGTCCGCAGAGCGGCTTCGCAGCGCGCCTGCGCCTCACGGGTCCGGCGCAGGCTTTGTTCGTGCCGGGCCAGCTGCACGCGGGCTTCTTCTTCCAGTTGCTCACGGTATTCGAGCACTTTTTGCATGCTGAAACGAAAGGGCACGCGTACACCGCCTTGATTTTGACGCCCGGCATTGACCGTTTTCAACATTGCAAACAGCGGGCCAAACTATCAATATATCCCTGCGATGTGCTCAGGGCTGTCAGGGCGTGCAGAGCCTGGCCGCGTGATTGACCGGCCCGCAGCCCTTGCCCGGAGCGTAGCTTTTGCGCAAAGCCAGATTGAGAAAGTCCTGCGCGCGGGCCACGGCCGCCTGCAGGGGCAGCCCCTTGCCCAGACCTGTGGCGATGGCCGCCGAAAGGGTGCAGCCCGTGCCGTGGTTATTGCTGGTTTCCACCTTGGCCTGAGGCAGGTGTTTGGGGGGCTCACCGGGCAGGCAGAGGCAGTCCGTGACCAGTACGCTGCTGTCCATGTGTCCGCCTTTGATGAGGACGGCCCTGGGGCCCATGTTCAGCAGTTTTTCTCCGGCTCTGGCCGCGTCATCCAGATTTCTGATCTGCAGGCCCGTGAGCATTTCGGCTTCGGGTCGGTTGGGCGTGAGCAGGTCGCAGCCGGGGAGCATCTCCTCCACCAGGGCGGCAACGGCGTCCTCCTGCAGCAACGGGCTGCCGCTCTGGCTCACGCTCACCGGGTCCACCACCAGTGGAAAACTGCGCTTGCGCAACGCCGTCCCCAGGGCACGGATGATGGGCGCGGAAAAAAGCATGCCCGTCTTGGCCGCCGCCACGGGAAAGCCCTCCAGCACGGTCTGGAGCTGCAGCAGTACAAAGTCCGGATCCGGCGCGTGGATGCCCGTGACCCCGCAGCCGTTCTGGGCTGTGAGTGCGGTGATCACGCTCATGCCGTAGCCGCCGAGAGCCATGATGGTTTTCAGGTCCGCCTGGATGCCGGCGCCGCCGCCGGAGTCGGAACCCGCAATGGTCAAAATGTTGGGCGGGGTGAGCACGGGATATACCCCCTGAGGATAAAAGTCTGAGGATAAAAGGACTGCCGTTTTTTTCAGGGAATACTATACGCCCTCCGCTCTTGCGGCGCAACGCGCGGCCGTGCGGCCGCGGCTTTCCGGAAAGTGTCGGGAAAATGTCTTCACAATGGGCCTGTCGCAATGTTAACGTGCGCACAGTCCGGGGCCGGAACGTCCCGGCCCGCCCGCCCGTGCGGCGCGGAGAGATTTAGGAGGCACCGCATGAAGTTGGAAAAAAAGGCGCCCGCGGCGGACATCACCAACCTGCCCAAGCCCAAGCCCGCCGGGGCCGGTGCGCGCAAGGCCGTGACCCTGGCCGTGCTGGCCGCTGTGGCCGTGGGCGGCGCGGCCTTTTGGCTCACGCGCGACAAAACTACCCGCGACCATTGGCGGGATGAGGCCGCGGCCGTCATTGACAACGCCACCAGCGGCACCCCCCTGGCCGGGATGGGCAATGTGCTGCGCGACGCGCCGCCGCCACCGCCCCCTTCAGTCCTGAGCCCGGTAACGGCCCCCGGCACCTTGGCCGGACAGACCGTGCAGGGCGCTGTGGAGGGGGATCCCGGCGCGCAGACCGCTGCAACAGAACCAGGGCCACAGGCCCCGGAGGCTGTTTCTCCCAAAGTAACTGAAGACAGCCGGGTGCGCCCCGAATTTGTGCAGGATCTGGCCGCCTATCTGGCCGGGCACTTCAAGCCTGGTCCGCGCGGCGGCACGCTGCAGGTGAGCGTGCAGGGCTTGAACCAGCGCTACGGCACGCGGCTGCCCGGCATTGCCGTCAGCGCCGGCGGCGGGCGCGCGGCCTTGCTGCGCTACGCCTTCCACCCCACCATGCTGCAGGGCCTTTACGCCCTCTATGTGGACCGCTTTCTGGAAAGTCTGGACCGCGAATCCCTGGCCAGGAACTTTACGCCTGAGCAGACGCGTCAGCTGCACATGGCCGTGGCCGGCCGCGCCGTGATTCTGGCCGGCGCTCTGGAGGCTGCGGCCGCCCAGCCTGATCTGGACAAACGCCTGCGTCAGTTGGATCAGGCCTCTCAGGCCGTGGTGGACGTCAACAGCCAGATGGCCGAAGCCGTCTTTACCCTGGACGAGCTGCGCGAAAATAAGGCCGGTGAAACGGAAATAGCCACAGCTCAGTTGCGGGTGGACGGTCTGAGCGCCCGTTATCGTCGTGCCCTGGAAGAGCGGGCAGCCGTGCAGCGCTCCTTGGTGGGCGCAATGCGCCAGGCGGGCGCCCAGGCCCTGGATGACGATACGCTGCTTTTTGTAGCCCAGTGGGTGAACCGCCGCCTGCGTCAGGATGCCCAGGCCCGGGCCGCGGTGCAGAGCTCCGCCGGCATTTTGCGGGATCTGGCTCGCCGCTGCGCCCAGGTGGGCACGGCCGCGTCCCGGCCCGCCGCGCCTGCGGCGTCGGCCGTCGGCCAGCAACCCCTTGCCGCGCCTCTGGGGGGGCAGGCCCGTTGACGGCCCCAAGCCTGCTTCTGGTGGGCGGCGTGCGCAGCGGCAAAAGTGCTTTGGCCCAGCGCTGGGCCGAGGCCCGCGCGCGCCGTCGGCTGTACGTGGCCACCTGCAGGGCCGAGGATGCGGAAATGACCGCGCGGGTGGCGCGCCATCAGGCCGCCCGCGGCCCCGGCTGGCAGTGCCTGGAGGCGAGCCTGGACCCCGTGGGCGCGCTGACCGCCCACCTGGCGGGCGCCGGTGCGCATGCGCAGCCCCAGGTGCTGCTGCTGGACTGCGTAAGCCTTTGGATCTCCAACCTTATGGCTCTACATCTGGACGCCGCCGCCATCCTGCAGCGGGTGGACGCCCTGGCGGCCCTGGCGGCCGCGCCCCCTTGCCCCTTGGCCGTGGTCAGCGCAGAAACAGGCCAGGGCCTTACCCCGCTTTCGCCCCTTGCCCGGACCTTCTGCGATCTGCTGGGCCTGGCCAATCAGCGCCTGGCGGCCGTCTGCGGCACTGTGCTGCTGGTGCACTGCGGCCTGCCCCTGGCCCTTAAGGGCCGCGTGCCGGAGGAATTATGCGCCAATCTCTGAGGCCCGTCCCAGCTACGTTCCGTCCCGTCCATAGCCTTGCCCATCCCGCCCACGGCAACGTTGGTTGCGCCTGTGGCGCGGCCCGTCGCAGCCCGTCCAGGCTGGCGGGCCTGTGCCGCACCGCAGTTTGTTTGACCGCAGTTTGCCTGGCCGTCTGGGGCCTGTTCGCCTGCCCGGCCGCACAAGCTGCCGTTACTGACCCGCGCCAGTGCGTGCTGGAAGCGGGCAGGGCCGTGGATGCGGCGGATACGGCCGCCTTTGAGCGACTTGTGGACGTGGACAGCATTCTGGAACAGGCCCTGGATATCTTTGTGCGCCAGGCCCGCGCCCCCCAAGGGGCCAAGGATCTTCCCCCCATGCTGGCCCTGCTTTTTTCTCAGGCGGCTTCCAAAGACGGCGCGAGCGGCAATGTGCGCAACCTGCTGCTCAGTGAGTCGCGCGCCTTTGTGCTCAATGGCGTAGCTTCCGGCGCGTTTGCCGGGCGCAAAGTTACGGGCGCGGAAGCCCAGGGCCTGCTGGCTCCGCTTTTTGCCGATGCTTCCACCGGACGCAAGGAAGTGCGCCAGGTGGGCCAGGCCCGTCG
This is a stretch of genomic DNA from Desulfovibrio legallii. It encodes these proteins:
- a CDS encoding flagellar export protein FliJ, whose product is MPFRFSMQKVLEYREQLEEEARVQLARHEQSLRRTREAQARCEAALRTAEARLCDPACMDTAERWLQEQYAKGLRRDAADLARQARLQESLVEEARQVLAARAVDKKLLEKLRQRRQQQYAREEYLKEQRVNDETATLRYKAPSL
- the thiD gene encoding bifunctional hydroxymethylpyrimidine kinase/phosphomethylpyrimidine kinase — protein: MLTPPNILTIAGSDSGGGAGIQADLKTIMALGGYGMSVITALTAQNGCGVTGIHAPDPDFVLLQLQTVLEGFPVAAAKTGMLFSAPIIRALGTALRKRSFPLVVDPVSVSQSGSPLLQEDAVAALVEEMLPGCDLLTPNRPEAEMLTGLQIRNLDDAARAGEKLLNMGPRAVLIKGGHMDSSVLVTDCLCLPGEPPKHLPQAKVETSNNHGTGCTLSAAIATGLGKGLPLQAAVARAQDFLNLALRKSYAPGKGCGPVNHAARLCTP
- a CDS encoding bifunctional adenosylcobinamide kinase/adenosylcobinamide-phosphate guanylyltransferase, with product MTAPSLLLVGGVRSGKSALAQRWAEARARRRLYVATCRAEDAEMTARVARHQAARGPGWQCLEASLDPVGALTAHLAGAGAHAQPQVLLLDCVSLWISNLMALHLDAAAILQRVDALAALAAAPPCPLAVVSAETGQGLTPLSPLARTFCDLLGLANQRLAAVCGTVLLVHCGLPLALKGRVPEELCANL